The Natrinema salaciae genome includes a window with the following:
- the rocF gene encoding arginase: MERTVRIIGAPMDYGANRRGVDMGPSAIRYADLADGLERAGVEPVDDGDLTMPRAEERDPDADQPTRGNAKFLREVEDVCTRVSERVAATLADGEFPLVLGGDHSVAIGSLTGSAREADLGAVWFDAHADLNTPETTPSGNVHGMPLAAALGRGAFGETEWAPAPRLRESSIAYVGLRSIDDRERELIRESDMTAFTMSDIDQRGISAVVEDALAVATDGTDGVHVSLDLDWLDPKEAPGVGTPVRGGVTYREAHAALEALSRYDEDEGVLRSMDVVEVNPILDEANETATLAAELTASTFGKRIL, from the coding sequence ATGGAGCGAACCGTCAGAATCATCGGTGCACCGATGGACTACGGGGCGAACCGACGTGGTGTCGACATGGGACCGTCCGCGATCCGATACGCCGATCTCGCCGACGGCCTCGAGCGGGCGGGCGTCGAGCCGGTCGACGACGGCGACCTGACGATGCCGCGGGCGGAAGAACGCGACCCGGACGCCGACCAGCCCACTCGCGGGAACGCGAAGTTCCTCCGAGAGGTCGAGGACGTCTGTACGCGGGTAAGCGAACGGGTCGCAGCGACCCTCGCGGACGGCGAGTTCCCGCTCGTCCTGGGCGGGGACCACTCCGTCGCGATCGGCTCGCTGACCGGTTCGGCGCGCGAGGCCGACCTCGGTGCCGTCTGGTTCGACGCCCACGCCGACCTCAACACGCCCGAGACCACCCCCAGCGGGAACGTCCACGGAATGCCCCTCGCCGCGGCCCTCGGTCGCGGCGCGTTCGGCGAGACGGAGTGGGCACCCGCGCCCCGCTTGCGCGAGTCGTCGATCGCCTACGTCGGCCTCCGAAGTATCGACGACCGCGAGCGCGAACTGATTCGCGAGAGCGACATGACGGCGTTCACGATGTCCGACATCGACCAGCGCGGCATCTCGGCGGTCGTCGAGGACGCCCTCGCGGTCGCGACGGACGGCACCGACGGCGTCCACGTCAGTCTCGACCTCGACTGGCTCGACCCCAAGGAGGCACCCGGCGTCGGGACGCCCGTCCGCGGCGGCGTCACCTACCGGGAAGCCCACGCCGCGCTCGAGGCCCTCTCGCGGTACGACGAGGACGAGGGAGTTCTCAGATCGATGGACGTCGTCGAAGTGAACCCGATCCTGGACGAGGCCAACGAGACGGCGACGCTGGCGGCCGAACTGACCGCGAGCACGTTCGGCAAACGGATACTCTAA
- a CDS encoding metal-dependent transcriptional regulator, whose amino-acid sequence MMLSDVMEDYLKAIYQLQRETDDRIKTSEIAEELDVTSPTVTSMLDKLEERELVDREKYRGVTLTDEGETVALEIVRHHRLLEAYLTEHLDYDWSEVHAEADRLEHHISEDFEARVADALGEPEVDPHGSPIPSADLEPPTRPDGESIAEFDAGAVVTVAEVADRDPDVLSYLADHGVEPGVELEILEVAPFGMVTARSSEADDPVSLPESVATHVWVAPPAEPEL is encoded by the coding sequence ATGATGCTGAGCGACGTGATGGAAGACTATCTCAAAGCGATCTATCAGCTCCAACGCGAGACCGACGACCGGATCAAGACGTCCGAGATCGCCGAGGAGCTGGACGTCACGTCGCCGACGGTCACCAGCATGCTCGACAAGCTCGAGGAGCGCGAACTGGTCGACCGGGAGAAGTACCGCGGCGTGACCCTCACGGACGAGGGCGAGACCGTCGCCCTCGAGATCGTCCGCCACCACCGGCTGCTCGAGGCCTACCTCACCGAGCACCTCGATTACGACTGGTCGGAGGTCCACGCGGAGGCCGACCGGCTCGAACACCACATCAGCGAGGACTTCGAGGCCCGAGTCGCCGACGCGCTCGGCGAGCCGGAGGTCGATCCGCACGGGTCGCCGATCCCCAGCGCCGACCTCGAACCCCCGACACGACCCGACGGGGAGTCGATCGCCGAGTTCGACGCCGGGGCCGTCGTGACCGTCGCCGAGGTCGCCGACCGCGACCCGGACGTGCTCTCCTATCTCGCGGACCACGGCGTCGAGCCCGGCGTCGAACTCGAGATTCTCGAGGTCGCCCCGTTCGGAATGGTGACCGCTCGCTCGAGCGAGGCCGACGACCCCGTCTCGCTCCCGGAATCCGTCGCGACCCACGTCTGGGTCGCACCGCCCGCGGAACCCGAGCTGTAG
- a CDS encoding Rrf2 family transcriptional regulator — protein sequence MSSIELTPSQKKILRALTNLHKETEDAIKGEDIAEQVDRNPGTIRNQMQSLKALQLVEGVPGPKGGYKPTASAYEALEIQQMDEPAAVPIQHEGEPVDDTIIEEIDLSSVHHPELCRAEVHIQGTLSDIHEDDSVTVGPTPLSKLLIEGTVDGKDDTNNILILRIDDMVAPAEEPAH from the coding sequence ATGTCATCAATCGAACTCACACCGAGCCAGAAGAAAATCCTCCGGGCACTCACGAACCTCCACAAGGAGACCGAAGACGCCATCAAAGGGGAGGACATCGCCGAGCAGGTCGATCGCAACCCTGGAACGATCCGCAACCAGATGCAGAGTCTCAAAGCACTCCAGCTGGTCGAAGGCGTACCGGGACCGAAAGGCGGCTACAAACCCACGGCGTCGGCCTACGAGGCGCTCGAGATCCAGCAGATGGACGAGCCCGCGGCAGTCCCGATACAGCACGAGGGCGAACCCGTCGACGACACGATCATCGAGGAGATCGATCTCTCGAGCGTCCACCATCCGGAGCTCTGCCGCGCCGAGGTCCACATTCAGGGAACGCTCAGCGACATTCACGAGGACGATTCGGTCACCGTCGGCCCGACGCCGCTCTCGAAGCTCCTGATCGAGGGGACCGTCGACGGCAAAGACGACACGAACAACATCCTCATCTTGCGGATAGATGACATGGTCGCACCGGCCGAAGAACCGGCACACTGA
- the gyrA gene encoding DNA gyrase subunit A — MSSDVPDPTDVEARVVENVRIEDEMEQSYIDYAMSVIAGRALPDVRDGLKPVHRRILYAMHEMGVTSGSSHRKSSSVVGETMGDYHPHGDSPIYDAMVRMSQDFSMRYPLVDGQGNFGSMDGDPAAAPRYTEARMASVAEELLEDIDKDTVDFSPNYDDRLQEPDVLPAAFPNLLVNGSSGIAVGMSTNIPPHNLGEVIDATIELIDNPDATVDDLMEHVKGPDFPTGANIVGRDAIYSAYKTGRGRIRVRAEFELEEWQSNRERIVVTELPFQANKARLVERIAEDVNEGEIEGVSDLRDESDRDGVRIVIELKRGANADVVKNKLLENHLERTFGVINLALVDGQPRVLSLKETLEEYIAHRREVVRRRSEYDLAEAEDRAHILEGRLTAVENAEDVVDLIRNSEDRSAAKAALREAYDFSEDQADHIVRMQLGSLTSMEAAEIEDEYEDVQAEIERLTAILESESELFAVIKDELREIRDEYADDRRTSIVEDQGTVTHEDLIPEEEVFVVMTEDDYVKRMPIDGFDPQGRGGKGIIGADVKEDDRVSTVFRANTHDYLLCFTNQGEVYRLKTYEIPEMGRTARGKSAVNILDLDPGEDITAIVDTDAFGDDEFVTMATRNGYVKRTAGEEFDNILSTGIIAADLEEGDELVDVEVTDGSQDLVIATEGGMTIRFDEDEVRAMGRNARGVNGIKLQEGDAVAGLVATDEGDEQALLTVTENGYGKRTLLSEYRTQSRYGKGLIDIKTGDRNGPVTAVKAVADDDQLVMMSERGQIVRTRVDEISTVGRNTMGVIVMDVEAGDAVAAVDDIPAAAAGDDDATGDDDGAN, encoded by the coding sequence ATGAGTTCAGACGTACCCGATCCGACGGACGTAGAGGCCAGAGTGGTCGAAAACGTCCGTATCGAAGACGAGATGGAGCAGAGTTACATCGACTACGCGATGAGCGTCATCGCGGGACGAGCCCTCCCCGACGTCCGGGACGGCCTCAAACCAGTTCACCGGCGCATCCTGTACGCGATGCACGAGATGGGCGTCACGAGCGGCTCTTCCCACCGGAAGTCCTCGTCGGTCGTCGGCGAAACGATGGGTGACTACCACCCGCACGGCGACAGCCCGATCTACGACGCGATGGTCCGGATGTCCCAGGACTTCTCGATGCGCTATCCGCTGGTCGACGGCCAGGGGAACTTCGGCTCGATGGACGGCGACCCGGCCGCCGCGCCCCGCTACACCGAGGCGCGGATGGCCTCCGTCGCCGAGGAACTCCTCGAGGACATCGACAAGGACACGGTCGACTTCTCGCCGAACTACGACGACCGCCTGCAGGAACCCGACGTGCTGCCGGCGGCGTTCCCGAACCTCCTCGTGAACGGCTCCTCGGGGATCGCGGTCGGGATGTCGACGAACATCCCGCCCCACAATTTAGGCGAGGTCATCGACGCGACGATCGAACTGATCGACAACCCCGACGCGACCGTCGACGACCTGATGGAGCACGTCAAGGGGCCGGACTTCCCGACGGGCGCGAACATCGTCGGCCGGGACGCTATCTACTCGGCGTACAAGACCGGCCGCGGTCGCATCCGCGTCCGCGCCGAGTTCGAGCTCGAGGAGTGGCAGTCCAACCGCGAACGCATCGTCGTCACCGAACTCCCCTTCCAGGCCAACAAGGCTCGCCTCGTCGAGCGCATCGCCGAGGACGTCAACGAGGGCGAGATCGAGGGTGTCTCCGACCTGCGCGACGAGTCCGACCGCGACGGCGTCCGCATCGTCATCGAACTCAAACGCGGCGCGAACGCCGACGTCGTCAAGAACAAACTGCTCGAGAACCACCTCGAGCGGACCTTCGGCGTCATCAACCTCGCGCTGGTCGACGGCCAGCCGCGGGTGCTCTCGCTCAAGGAGACGCTCGAGGAGTATATCGCCCACCGCCGCGAGGTCGTCCGGCGGCGCAGCGAGTACGACCTGGCCGAGGCCGAGGACCGCGCCCACATCCTCGAGGGTCGGCTGACGGCCGTCGAGAACGCCGAGGACGTCGTCGATCTGATCCGGAACAGCGAGGACCGGTCGGCGGCCAAAGCGGCGCTCCGGGAGGCCTACGACTTCTCCGAGGATCAGGCCGACCACATCGTCCGGATGCAACTCGGGAGCCTGACCTCGATGGAGGCTGCCGAGATCGAAGACGAGTACGAGGACGTCCAGGCCGAGATCGAACGCCTGACCGCCATCCTCGAGAGCGAGTCGGAGCTGTTCGCGGTCATCAAAGACGAACTCCGCGAGATCAGAGACGAGTACGCCGACGACCGCCGGACCTCGATCGTCGAGGATCAGGGGACCGTCACCCACGAGGACCTCATCCCCGAAGAGGAGGTGTTCGTCGTCATGACGGAGGACGACTACGTCAAGCGGATGCCGATCGACGGGTTCGACCCCCAGGGTCGCGGCGGCAAAGGGATCATCGGCGCGGACGTCAAGGAGGACGACCGCGTCTCGACGGTCTTCCGGGCGAACACCCACGACTACCTGCTCTGCTTTACGAATCAGGGGGAGGTATACCGGCTCAAGACCTACGAAATCCCCGAGATGGGACGGACCGCCCGGGGCAAATCGGCGGTGAACATCCTCGACCTCGATCCCGGCGAGGACATCACCGCCATCGTCGACACCGACGCCTTCGGCGACGACGAGTTCGTGACGATGGCCACGCGGAACGGCTACGTCAAGCGCACCGCCGGCGAGGAGTTCGACAACATCCTCTCGACGGGGATCATCGCCGCCGACCTCGAGGAGGGCGACGAGCTCGTCGACGTCGAGGTCACCGACGGCTCGCAGGACCTCGTCATCGCGACCGAGGGCGGCATGACGATTCGTTTCGACGAGGACGAAGTCCGCGCGATGGGGCGCAACGCCCGTGGGGTCAACGGTATCAAACTGCAGGAGGGCGACGCCGTAGCCGGGCTGGTCGCGACCGACGAGGGCGACGAGCAGGCGCTGCTGACGGTCACGGAGAACGGGTACGGCAAGCGGACGCTTCTCTCCGAGTATCGCACCCAGTCACGGTACGGCAAGGGGCTGATCGACATCAAGACCGGTGATCGTAACGGCCCCGTGACGGCCGTCAAGGCGGTCGCCGACGACGATCAGCTCGTGATGATGAGCGAACGCGGGCAGATCGTCCGGACCCGCGTCGACGAGATCTCGACCGTCGGTCGGAATACGATGGGTGTGATCGTGATGGACGTCGAAGCTGGGGACGCGGTCGCTGCGGTCGACGACATTCCGGCGGCAGCGGCCGGCGACGACGACGCCACCGGTGACGACGACGGCGCGAACTGA
- the gyrB gene encoding DNA topoisomerase (ATP-hydrolyzing) subunit B — MSQESEYGAGQIQVLEGLEAVRKRPAMYIGSTDSRGLHHLVYEVVDNSIDEALAGHCDDITVSINEDGSVSVADDGRGIPVDTHEEYDRPALEVILTVLHAGGKFDNKSYQVSGGLHGVGVSVVNALSERLEAEVRRDGAVFRHAFEGGEPVGDMERVRDMEPDEETGTRIQFWPDTGIFETGEFSFSTLSNRLRELAFLNSGVRITLRDERESAADEDGLVTETYEYDGGIREFVDYLNETRSAMHDDVIYFEDEEQNIQVEVALQATQELQGSIHAFANNINTREGGTHLTGFKTALTRTVNDYANENDLLSDLENNLTGEDIREGLTAVISIKHPDPQFEGQTKTKLGNSEVRGIVESAMHEGLGTYFEEHPDTAEAIVNKAVEAAKARMAAQKAEELTRRKSALESTSLPGKLADCQTKDPDQAELFIAEGDSAGGSAKQARNPEFQAVLPIKGKILNVEKHRLDRVLENDEIRNMITAIGAGIGDEFDVDDVRYKKIIMATDADVDGAHIRTLLLTFFYRHMRPLLEGGYVYATQPPLYRIRYRGETYDAMTDAERDEIVEEKCNGNPSQVQRFKGLGEMNPEQLWETTMNPDNRILKQITIEDAAAADKMFSVLMGDAVEPRKQFIKDHAPEAEWIDI; from the coding sequence ATGTCCCAGGAAAGCGAGTACGGCGCCGGACAAATCCAGGTCCTCGAGGGCCTGGAGGCCGTGCGAAAGCGACCGGCGATGTACATCGGCTCTACCGATTCTCGAGGACTCCACCATCTGGTCTACGAAGTGGTGGACAACTCGATCGACGAGGCGCTGGCCGGCCACTGCGACGACATCACCGTCTCCATCAACGAGGACGGCTCGGTGAGCGTCGCGGACGACGGCCGGGGGATCCCCGTCGACACACACGAAGAGTACGACCGCCCTGCACTCGAGGTCATTCTGACCGTCCTCCACGCCGGGGGCAAGTTCGACAACAAGTCCTACCAGGTCTCCGGCGGCCTCCACGGCGTCGGCGTCTCGGTCGTCAACGCCCTCTCCGAGCGGCTCGAGGCCGAAGTCAGGCGCGACGGTGCGGTCTTCCGCCACGCGTTCGAGGGCGGCGAACCCGTCGGCGACATGGAGCGCGTTCGCGATATGGAGCCCGACGAGGAAACCGGTACCCGAATCCAGTTCTGGCCCGATACGGGCATCTTCGAGACGGGCGAGTTCTCGTTCTCGACGCTGTCGAACCGGCTCCGCGAACTGGCGTTCCTCAACTCGGGCGTTCGCATCACGCTCCGCGACGAGCGCGAGTCCGCCGCTGACGAGGACGGCCTCGTGACCGAGACCTACGAGTACGACGGCGGCATCCGCGAGTTCGTCGACTACCTCAACGAGACGCGCTCGGCGATGCACGACGACGTCATCTACTTCGAGGACGAGGAACAGAACATCCAGGTCGAGGTGGCGCTGCAGGCCACCCAGGAGCTGCAGGGGTCGATCCACGCGTTCGCGAACAACATCAACACTCGCGAGGGCGGCACCCACCTCACCGGGTTCAAGACCGCGCTGACCCGGACGGTCAACGACTACGCCAACGAGAACGACCTCCTCTCCGATCTCGAGAACAACCTCACGGGCGAGGACATCCGCGAGGGGCTGACCGCGGTCATCTCGATCAAACACCCCGATCCCCAGTTCGAGGGGCAGACGAAGACGAAACTCGGCAACAGCGAGGTCCGAGGCATCGTCGAGAGCGCCATGCACGAGGGGCTCGGCACCTACTTCGAGGAACACCCCGACACCGCGGAGGCGATCGTCAACAAAGCCGTCGAGGCCGCCAAGGCGCGGATGGCCGCCCAGAAGGCCGAGGAGCTGACCCGGCGGAAGTCCGCCCTCGAGTCCACCTCGCTCCCGGGGAAACTGGCCGACTGCCAGACCAAAGACCCCGATCAGGCCGAACTCTTCATCGCGGAGGGGGACTCCGCGGGCGGCAGCGCGAAACAGGCGCGGAATCCGGAGTTCCAGGCCGTGCTCCCCATCAAGGGGAAGATCCTCAACGTCGAGAAACACCGGCTCGACCGGGTCCTCGAGAACGACGAGATCCGAAACATGATCACCGCGATCGGCGCGGGGATCGGCGACGAGTTCGACGTCGACGACGTCCGCTACAAGAAGATCATCATGGCGACGGACGCCGACGTCGACGGCGCGCACATCCGGACGCTGCTGCTCACGTTCTTCTACCGGCACATGCGGCCGCTACTCGAGGGCGGCTACGTCTACGCGACCCAGCCGCCGCTGTATCGCATCCGGTATCGCGGCGAGACCTACGACGCGATGACCGACGCCGAGCGCGACGAGATCGTCGAGGAGAAGTGCAACGGCAATCCCTCGCAGGTCCAGCGGTTCAAGGGGCTGGGCGAGATGAATCCCGAGCAGCTCTGGGAGACGACGATGAACCCCGACAACCGCATCCTCAAACAGATCACGATCGAGGACGCGGCCGCGGCGGACAAGATGTTCTCCGTCCTGATGGGCGACGCGGTCGAGCCCCGCAAGCAGTTCATCAAGGATCATGCCCCCGAGGCCGAGTGGATCGACATCTAA
- the psmB gene encoding archaeal proteasome endopeptidase complex subunit beta, with the protein MSNWNRPSTPGDDGEPSPYEPELGSLPDGSRGDEYGENVNSTGTTTIGITTDEGVVIATDMRASLGGRFVSNKNVQKVEQIHPTGALTLVGSVGGAQSFIRTLRAEVNLYESRRGEPMPIEALATLAGNFARGGPFRAINPILGGVDAEGSHVYSIDPAGGVMADDYTVTGSGMQLAYGLLENEYEDGLSLEDARSVAARAIESAVERDTGSGNGVFLAEVTEEGVDIQGHNDFDDVV; encoded by the coding sequence ATGAGTAACTGGAACCGACCGTCGACGCCGGGGGACGACGGCGAGCCGTCGCCGTACGAGCCCGAACTGGGTTCCCTCCCCGACGGCAGTCGCGGCGACGAGTACGGGGAGAACGTCAACTCCACGGGGACGACCACGATCGGTATCACGACCGACGAGGGCGTCGTTATCGCGACGGACATGCGGGCCAGCCTGGGCGGCCGGTTCGTCTCGAACAAGAACGTCCAGAAGGTCGAGCAGATCCATCCCACGGGGGCGCTGACCCTCGTCGGCTCGGTTGGCGGCGCACAGTCGTTCATCCGAACGCTGCGCGCGGAGGTGAACCTCTACGAGTCCCGGCGCGGTGAGCCGATGCCCATCGAGGCGCTGGCGACGCTCGCCGGAAACTTCGCCCGCGGCGGTCCGTTCCGGGCGATCAACCCCATCCTCGGCGGCGTCGACGCCGAGGGCAGTCACGTCTACAGCATCGATCCCGCCGGCGGCGTCATGGCCGACGACTACACCGTCACCGGCAGCGGGATGCAACTGGCCTACGGCCTCCTCGAGAACGAGTACGAGGACGGTCTCTCGCTCGAGGACGCGCGATCGGTGGCGGCCCGCGCGATCGAGAGCGCCGTCGAGCGCGACACGGGCTCCGGGAACGGCGTGTTCCTCGCCGAGGTCACGGAGGAGGGCGTCGACATCCAGGGTCACAACGACTTCGACGACGTCGTCTAG
- the psmA gene encoding archaeal proteasome endopeptidase complex subunit alpha: MQGQSQQQAYDRGITIFSPDGRLYQVEYAREAVKRGTASVGLRTADGVVLAANRQVSSPLMERSSVEKIHKADDHVGVASAGHVADARQLVDLARRRAQGEQLRYGQDIGVETLTRSITDHIQEYTQTGGARPFGVALLVGGIDDGEPKLFETDPSGTDYEWKAAAIGGSRDAIQGYLEDHYREDLDVDGGIELAVSALSEPQDEVVEAEEVDVATITTDDESFASVSDDHLESILAEIDVEETDE, encoded by the coding sequence ATGCAAGGACAATCCCAACAGCAGGCCTACGACCGGGGAATCACGATTTTCTCCCCGGACGGACGTCTCTATCAGGTCGAGTACGCACGCGAGGCCGTCAAGCGCGGAACGGCGAGCGTCGGGCTCCGCACGGCCGACGGCGTCGTCCTCGCCGCCAACCGACAGGTCAGTTCGCCGCTCATGGAGCGCTCGAGCGTCGAAAAGATCCACAAGGCCGACGACCACGTCGGCGTCGCGAGCGCCGGCCACGTCGCGGACGCTCGCCAGCTCGTCGACCTCGCCCGTCGCCGCGCGCAGGGCGAACAGCTCCGGTACGGGCAAGATATCGGCGTCGAGACGCTGACCCGATCGATCACCGATCACATCCAGGAGTACACCCAGACCGGCGGCGCGCGCCCGTTCGGCGTCGCCCTCCTCGTCGGCGGGATCGACGACGGCGAGCCGAAGCTGTTCGAGACCGATCCGTCCGGGACGGACTACGAGTGGAAGGCGGCCGCCATCGGCGGGAGCCGCGACGCCATTCAGGGCTACCTCGAGGACCACTACCGCGAGGACCTCGACGTCGACGGCGGCATCGAACTCGCCGTGAGCGCCCTCAGCGAACCCCAGGACGAGGTCGTCGAGGCCGAGGAAGTCGACGTCGCGACGATCACGACCGACGACGAGTCGTTCGCGTCCGTCTCGGACGACCACCTCGAGTCGATCCTCGCGGAGATCGACGTGGAGGAGACCGATGAGTAA
- a CDS encoding NRAMP family divalent metal transporter: protein MEEHSTALDVPVEKTKETIHQYGLGLLFAANIFGAGSVYILTEAGVGFGFGLLWVLPLALGVGLTMHEMSARLAARNEPLMDYIRGVIGPTAAKPFALGIAFIMQFWSVANYALAGAALVFLTPLSNLYVGIVVMAALGISLVELRVYSRIEGVIATLVLAIFASYLVIVANLQPSLGGVALGFVPTISADLDYLTMIIALLGTTVYYPNFFIQTSMQHEKDWDAVSRYRKDHTVGLAAVVALSATVIIAAAMAVPDGTLTLTAPAQPLIDMIGPWVLGVFVVAVGAASFTSATGTLFAAGFMVPQSYELQTHFGDMHFRRTVHFLIGLSVLLAIPILAFTEFTPVRLALLMPAVNGVVGLPITALALFGAIKRYADPTRGEQAVFLAAVVLMFLTSLVTAESLARSIVELL from the coding sequence ATGGAAGAACACAGTACTGCGCTGGACGTCCCTGTCGAAAAGACGAAAGAAACGATTCATCAATACGGACTCGGCCTCCTCTTTGCGGCGAATATCTTTGGAGCCGGGTCCGTCTACATTCTGACCGAGGCGGGCGTCGGTTTCGGCTTCGGCCTGCTGTGGGTGTTGCCGCTGGCGCTCGGCGTCGGGCTGACGATGCACGAAATGTCGGCCCGACTGGCGGCGAGGAACGAACCGCTGATGGACTACATCAGGGGCGTGATCGGCCCGACGGCGGCGAAACCGTTCGCGCTCGGCATCGCGTTTATCATGCAGTTCTGGAGCGTCGCTAACTACGCGCTCGCCGGGGCTGCGCTGGTCTTTCTCACCCCGCTCTCGAACCTGTACGTCGGGATTGTCGTCATGGCTGCGCTCGGTATCTCGCTCGTCGAACTGCGGGTCTACAGCCGCATTGAGGGTGTCATCGCGACGCTCGTGCTGGCGATTTTCGCCTCGTATCTGGTCATCGTCGCGAACCTCCAGCCATCGCTCGGCGGGGTCGCCCTCGGGTTCGTCCCGACGATCTCCGCCGACCTCGACTACCTGACGATGATCATCGCTCTGCTGGGGACGACGGTCTACTACCCCAACTTCTTCATTCAGACGAGTATGCAACACGAGAAGGACTGGGACGCCGTCTCCCGGTACCGGAAAGACCACACCGTCGGGCTGGCCGCCGTGGTTGCCCTCAGCGCGACGGTCATCATCGCGGCGGCGATGGCCGTCCCCGACGGGACGCTCACGCTGACCGCACCCGCACAGCCGCTCATCGACATGATCGGCCCGTGGGTGCTCGGCGTGTTCGTCGTCGCCGTCGGCGCCGCGTCCTTCACGAGCGCGACCGGCACGCTGTTCGCGGCCGGCTTCATGGTCCCGCAGTCCTACGAGCTACAAACGCATTTCGGCGACATGCACTTCCGGCGGACCGTCCACTTCCTGATCGGACTATCGGTCCTCCTCGCGATCCCGATCCTCGCCTTCACCGAGTTTACCCCCGTCAGACTGGCGCTGCTGATGCCCGCGGTCAACGGCGTCGTCGGCCTCCCGATCACGGCGCTGGCGCTGTTCGGGGCGATCAAGCGGTACGCTGATCCGACCCGCGGCGAGCAAGCGGTCTTCCTCGCGGCCGTAGTCCTGATGTTCCTCACGTCGCTCGTGACGGCGGAATCGCTCGCTCGTTCCATCGTCGAACTGCTCTAG
- a CDS encoding sulfite exporter TauE/SafE family protein codes for MFELPFHLSLVLLLVSIAFFSGIGITTIGPGGIFVTIALYSLTPLASSQVAGTAHATFVVTGLVGSAAYLYSGEMNSGESRAIAIVLSGASVLGALVGAYVNAFVPRTVFGVLLGGVAMAVGGIILYRERRGFSPLYELEPLSRSGRLVLAGLGFVLGVCSGLLGIGGPVLAVPALVLVGVPMLLAVAVAQVQSIFIATFAASGYFLQGNVVVPLAVVIGTPLLLGVVVGWRIAHVIDPEKLKVTLGVVLLGVGPYLAL; via the coding sequence ATGTTCGAACTCCCATTCCACCTCTCGTTGGTCCTGCTGCTCGTCTCGATCGCGTTCTTCTCGGGGATCGGCATCACGACCATCGGCCCCGGCGGGATCTTCGTGACGATCGCGCTCTACTCGCTGACACCGCTGGCCTCGAGTCAGGTCGCCGGCACCGCCCACGCGACGTTCGTGGTCACCGGGCTCGTCGGCAGCGCCGCGTACCTCTACTCCGGCGAGATGAACAGCGGCGAGAGCCGCGCGATCGCGATCGTCCTCAGCGGCGCGAGCGTTCTCGGCGCGCTCGTCGGCGCGTACGTGAACGCCTTCGTTCCGCGCACCGTCTTCGGGGTCCTGCTCGGCGGCGTCGCGATGGCCGTCGGCGGGATCATCCTCTACCGCGAACGCCGCGGGTTCAGCCCGCTCTACGAACTCGAGCCGCTGTCCCGGTCCGGACGACTCGTGTTGGCGGGGCTCGGGTTCGTCCTCGGCGTCTGCAGCGGCCTGCTGGGGATCGGCGGCCCCGTCCTGGCCGTCCCCGCGCTGGTACTCGTCGGCGTCCCCATGCTGCTCGCCGTCGCCGTCGCGCAGGTCCAGTCGATCTTCATCGCGACGTTCGCGGCGTCGGGCTACTTCCTGCAGGGGAACGTCGTGGTTCCGCTCGCGGTCGTCATCGGGACGCCGCTGTTGCTCGGCGTCGTCGTCGGCTGGCGGATCGCCCACGTCATCGATCCCGAGAAGCTGAAAGTCACGCTGGGGGTCGTGCTGCTGGGCGTCGGTCCGTATCTCGCCCTCTGA
- a CDS encoding universal stress protein produces the protein MAPRILVPFDDSDPADDALEHAFELFPDGEFVVLTVVDTASLPFIPNTADEADRPAETEELLADAAERLGRAESIADDRGVAIETQARIGTPAQEVLEYAERRPIDHVVIGSHGRSGVARILLGSVAEVVVRHSPVPVTVVR, from the coding sequence ATGGCACCGCGGATCCTCGTCCCCTTCGACGACTCCGACCCTGCCGACGACGCCCTCGAGCACGCGTTCGAACTGTTTCCCGACGGCGAGTTCGTCGTCCTGACCGTCGTCGACACCGCCTCGCTGCCGTTCATCCCGAACACCGCGGACGAGGCCGACCGACCGGCGGAAACGGAGGAACTACTCGCCGACGCCGCCGAACGGTTGGGGCGAGCGGAGTCCATCGCCGACGACCGCGGCGTCGCGATCGAGACGCAGGCGAGAATCGGCACGCCGGCCCAGGAGGTCCTCGAGTACGCCGAACGCCGCCCCATCGACCACGTCGTCATCGGCAGTCACGGCCGATCGGGCGTCGCACGGATCCTGCTCGGCAGCGTCGCGGAGGTCGTCGTCAGACACTCGCCGGTGCCGGTCACGGTCGTTCGGTGA